ACTTGTATAAtgattaatttcttgttttatatatacatatgagtAGAAAATAcactaattaaataaaatttaaagatAAGCCGGTTGACCGGTGCAGGTTTGGACATACTAACCCCCGTGGAGGCGGGCAAATTCTAGATTAAAAATGGagatttaacaaaatatttccggtattgttcacttttaacgaaaaaccacatttttacctttccctggtactattcactatacatttatttctctttgttcattaaaactaaggtttttttggactttcgttagtttttcttaaaaaatatgaatatgaaCACAATTTGGGGGGTGGTGAATCGCTATCTATCAAAGACGGGGAATGGATGGGCACCCCCGTCCTTGCCCCGTCCCGTTGCCATCCCTAGCATGACATCATAAGCTATGGGAATTACAGTCAATTCACACCAAAGATTCCCTTATATACTCCCACGGGTTCTGAGCGAAGAGGCATAATTTCTAGGTTATATAGTACCAAGGGGTCCTTAACTTGTAGGAGCGTGTGTGCCTCCCTCCGAGTCTGAGTACTGCACAGATTTTTGCCACCCTATCTCTTCACTGGTTCAGTAACTTAGCTCATTGCGACACacctctccctctccttctccttcacttCTTATCCTTCCAGTATATTGACCACAAATATTTCATCTCTCATtcaaagggaaaaggaaaaagatggCCAAATCCACAAGACTTAAACTACTCTTACCATTCTTCACAACACTTTTACTCTTTGCAGCTTATGTTGTACAAGGTTATCCATTGCTAATTAAACTCTTCCCTTCTTTCCCTTTTGTTATCTAAATTCTTtctttcataaaattaaaattaaaaattctgcCTTTTTCCAAATTGGTTGTTGCCCAATGTTTGACTCCAGCTTCTTGGTTTTTTCaaatattgtatttttataaaaacGATAGTCTAAACTATTGTAATACGGGAACGAGGATTTCAACTTAGGTACATGGGCGGGCACACTGACCTAGTCACCTGGTCTAAATGGGTGTTAGATGCCCAAAAttctccccctttttttttcttccttgctCCCAGCCACCAAATTTCCAAGCATTGATAGCATTACTTCTGCcaagtttgttttttgtgttcaTCATTTTGATTTTAAGGTTTCATTGTTGCTGCAGGGTCCAGAACTCAAGTAGCAGAACTTCCACACAATCAAAGGGTCAATGATTTCTCTACATCACAAGGAGAAAAACCAAAGCAGGTGATGAATATAGACAGgcatataaaacaaataaataaatcaaaataaaaggaGCATAAATTTTCTGATATATTTTGCTGACAATGATTCTTTATAATTTTGACGATATAGAGAAGCAAGGAAAGGATGAACTATGCAAGGAGACTGATGATTGGATCCACAGCACCAACATGCACTTACAATGAATGCAGAGGGTGCAAGTACAAGTGCAGAGCTGAGCAAGTCCCTGTGGAGGGAAATGACCCCATCCATAGTGCATACCACTACAGATGTGTTTGTCATAGGTAAAATATTAGGACTTCACATTTGTGGGTTTGAGAGATGAGTAGGGACTTTGTTTCAAAGTAGATTCAATCGTCCTTCAGaatccaaaatttccaacctTTGAAGGAAAAAAGATTCCCATTTTTGCTGGTGTAGCAGAATTGAGTTCAATGGGGTTGTCCTAAATTGGCTGTTGTTATCTACTCTGGATTTTTTAATGAAGGAAAGTTCATCAAGTTTTGGTTTACCAAGTCATGTTTTTTCCACTGTATTTCTCTCTTTGTTATTTGCCAAATTCAGAACTCAGAGATGTTGAGTGTGCAGTGGCAAAACCTGAAATTCCACCATGAGGGGTCAACCTTAATTAATATGTAGAAGCTTAAagtgaaagagaaaaaaaaaattacgaatTTATAAAATAACACAAAATCATAGTTTGAAAGTTCGTTGATGAcgattttaaatgtattttgtATATTAACTTTTACATTCCTATTGTGACATGATTAGACTTAAATTGTATAATCAGGGTTATGTGATTCGCTAATCATTCATCGTTGACACattagaggaaaaaaaaaatacaaaatggtAAATTTCATTCACGAGCTACATCTCTAAGGATACAGGTCAAAGAATCAAATTATCATACTTTTCAATAGATCAGAAGGGTcaaaaccttaaaaaaaattgatataaaaAACCAAATACAAACAATCATGTAACAAAAACTTGGAAGTGAGAAGGGTCAAGTGATCCTCTTGAACTTTCATTGGCTTCGTCAGTGAGAGTGTGTACCTTCACGTCGGAAAATTAAAGCTTTAACatgataaattaaataattttgtgCATCTCAACTTACTGCCGATTGATTTTGAGTTAAAAACTCACATTCTCAAAAAAAGTAGGATGCCAAAAGTATCTAGGAGAATAGGAACACCTAATTTTGCCTTCCATTTCTTAGTTCATAATTTGTGTTTCCCATTTGTTGATGCCACAAGTAAATTTAAATTACTATGAGTAAATTTGAATTACTATGTCATATATCACAAAAACTCCCACTTTATATTCTCCTCACTCTATGGGACTTCgaagtaaaaaaaatttttgttctttaaatATAGGCCCTTACAACTTATATTTTTCAGACAAAAATTCACTATGTTTAAACTTTCAACAAAAACTCAAATCTGCTATGCAATTGGATAAAAAGacaattcacatttaaagttTATGTTGGATTTAGAGTGAGGTAATacgagtttaaataaaatttcccaataaGTAATGTATTTTCCTTTGGAGAATCATTAATATCTCATTTCAAATCCGCATACAATTAACTATTTACATTAAAATTATAACAATATTTTAGGCATCCGAAAGATACAAAATGTGTAAAGTCAaatagaattaattaatttgcttatgtggaGTCTAGTGATCACCGAATTTTattcatgtaaaaaaaaaaaaaattatgttggaTTGTTTGTAAAGAAATTGGAGTTTTATGGGCTAAGGTCATATTTTCAAAAGAACGTTTTTATTGTTAAGGGGTAGGGATATCGGTGAGGATCAAACTCACACCAGGGTGTATAAACATGATTATTTTTCTCCACTGAGATAAATTAGCGCCATCGGCTTTAATTTCGACAACTCATACAAATCGTAGCTTCAATGATAGAGTGCTTACCATTATCAATTTAACAACAATTCGACTTTCGGTCTTCCATCTCCTTCCCAAGATACTAGAATGGAAACAAACTAAGAACTTTAGATTTTGAATCCAAGTGACTAAGAACAAGTAGTGAGGCCTTCAACTCTCTGCAAGATAGAAAATGCAGACATGAAATGAAAGTGGAGGGTGGTCCTAGAATTGGGCCATAAGTAAACAAAGGTTCACATGGGCAATCTGGTACGATACCTTTAACCCGCAGAAAATAACAGAACTGAAAACAATAAAGGCAGAAAATGAGGACCCATTTTGCAGTTTGTACAAACATGCATGCAACGCCTGATGCAATGCACGACATTAAATAtagtttttatattaaatttgatTGTTTGTGGCTTTTCATGTTTCAAAGTTATGTTTTATTAGGTTTCTAGTAATTATAATTGTTAGTAATAAGTATTTATCCTACCAATGTTTGTAATCTCTCTATTTAAAGGACTCCATATGTATGTTTAGGAAgacttgaatgaattaaaatatattttgcttTGTGCAATTCAAGAGTGATTTCTCCTTCTCCAATCAAGCATTTGGTTTGGTCGTGTGAGCGAATCCACGATTAGTGATGTGAGGGAGCTTCGTTGCCCCTGGTTGAGTGAATCCCATGTTATCTATTCCCCTCTCCTCGATACCCTTGGTTCTGTCATGCATCAAGTGGTATCAAAGCAGGTTATCCGCTGCGGTTGAAGACCATGGCTGTGatttacaatttgtttgaaGAGCACACTGACGAAGAAACTAGTTTCATCGATTGGAATTTACCACCAATTTATGATGAGTACATTGATGAAGACAAAGTCAATAATCGTTTTGTGAATGAAGTTGATGAGGATGGTAGTGAGGTAAGCAAGCTATACTCCTCAAGTTTGTATAATTTCTTAGAAGATGATATTGTTATTCACATGATCAATGAGATTCTTGAAGGTAGTTTCTTGAATGTTGAGCACCAAGTAAAAATTGTGGATGTGAAGGAAACTTTACGATTTATGAGCGAGGTGGTAAATTCAGACTTAATTAATACACAACTTCTACATTGGGCAAAAACTACTTACTCTGATATTCATGATTATATGTGCGATAAATTTCTTTATCATGATGATTTGGCTAGAAGAAAGCCTTTGAAGAAGAGAAGCATTGCTTACCATTGGAGTCATGTGCCATTTCGAGCTTATCTATTTGACGAAAGAGTATGGATCAAGATTCCGAACACTTGTAAATTTCTTGTGCTATTGTATCTATTATGGAAAAGTTTGAAGGGCCTTCCAAAAGTCACCTAAAAACTCGAGGACGAGTTTTTTTCGAGAAGAGAAGTATGATGCAATGCACGACATTAAATAtagtttttatattaaatttgatTGTTTGTGGCTTTTCATATTTCAAAGCTATGTTTTATTAGGTTTCTAGTAACTATAATCGTTAGTAATAAGTATTTATGCTACCAATGTTTGTGATCTCTCTATTTAAAGGACTCCATATGTATATTTAGGAAGacttgaataaattaaaatatattttgcttTGTGAAATTGAAGTGAGTGATTTCTCCTACATCAATCAAGCATTTGACTTGATCGTGTGAGCCAATCTAAGATTAGTGACGTAAGTGAGCTCCCTTGTCCCTGATTGAGTGAATCCCAAATTATCTATTCCTCTCTCCTCAATACCCTTGATTTTGTCCTGCATCAACACCAGTCGCTAAAAGCTTTTCATGCACTTGGCCTTCTTACTCTTACTGCAGTTTCTTCTTTATTTAGCATGTTTCCATCAAATTCCCTTTTTCGCGTCTTTTCATGCACTTGGCCTTCTTACTCTTTCTTTTCATGCACTTGGCCTTCTTACTCTTACTGcagtttcttttttcattttttggcaTGTTTCCATCAAATTCCCTTTTTCGCTTGCTGTTCGGCTAAAATATTGTATGCGCATGGACAGCGGAGGAATTTTACAAGTGTGCAATTATATGATGTTGCTAATCCACGCATTAGAACCTGAGTGAATGACAATGTTGGCGCTTCATGGATCTCAGGTGGTACAGAATTAATGAACAGACACATGCTAGGGTTTAGCCCttgttgaaatttcaaagattaaaATGTCATTACATTGAGCCTAGTTTGAAAATCATCACTTCAGGCTTTAGGCTTTAGAATGTGTATTGGACCCTGATTCTTCTTACATAAAAGAGGGGTTCCGATGCAGTTGATTGGGCCAAGAATGGATAATTATTTGTAGGATGGTAATTTCACATTT
This genomic stretch from Pyrus communis chromosome 2, drPyrComm1.1, whole genome shotgun sequence harbors:
- the LOC137726828 gene encoding EPIDERMAL PATTERNING FACTOR-like protein 9, whose amino-acid sequence is MAKSTRLKLLLPFFTTLLLFAAYVVQGSRTQVAELPHNQRVNDFSTSQGEKPKQRSKERMNYARRLMIGSTAPTCTYNECRGCKYKCRAEQVPVEGNDPIHSAYHYRCVCHR